A DNA window from Pseudomonas wuhanensis contains the following coding sequences:
- a CDS encoding metallophosphoesterase family protein, which yields MFLDKKVNALLGVLLCVATFGVHATDNYLPRYLVFASDPQYPWTESSDHGWDETTSDKEQRSKWLIETQYSDVASFRRNHSVDPAHIPVMVNGDMTAFGHGYQRDMTRSILEKQLGGIYDYGLGNHDYENNVDDCFLNNCAAGSIVDFKDRYLGKLTTLDVRMSDEGAVKKGVFGSLAYSRDFGDVHIVQLHNEPTYTTAFTAWNWGVPTGYQVSESLDWLEEDLKRARESAKIILLNMHKPDSWKGSAEQIARFKAIIERYKVTAVFAGHLHTEPGSYYGWSKRDYFGDVPVFLSGGASNQSYLIADVSTDRKTLKVFQVNQNNWPSRKEIQTVEVR from the coding sequence ATGTTTCTTGATAAAAAAGTCAATGCGCTGTTGGGCGTTTTGTTATGTGTTGCTACGTTTGGTGTACATGCGACAGACAATTATTTGCCCCGGTATTTAGTGTTTGCCTCGGATCCTCAGTACCCGTGGACTGAAAGTTCCGACCATGGGTGGGATGAAACAACCTCGGACAAAGAGCAGCGTTCAAAGTGGTTGATTGAGACCCAATACTCCGATGTCGCCAGCTTCAGGCGTAATCACTCTGTTGACCCGGCGCACATTCCGGTCATGGTTAACGGCGACATGACCGCTTTCGGTCACGGCTACCAGCGCGACATGACCCGCTCGATACTGGAAAAGCAACTGGGGGGTATTTATGACTATGGGCTGGGGAATCATGACTATGAAAACAACGTCGATGATTGTTTTCTGAATAACTGTGCGGCCGGCAGTATTGTTGATTTCAAGGATCGTTACTTGGGTAAGTTGACGACGCTGGATGTGCGGATGTCGGATGAAGGTGCTGTTAAAAAAGGTGTTTTTGGTAGTCTTGCTTATTCCAGGGACTTTGGCGATGTACACATTGTTCAATTGCATAATGAGCCCACCTATACCACTGCGTTTACCGCCTGGAATTGGGGAGTGCCCACGGGTTACCAGGTTTCCGAGTCTCTGGATTGGCTGGAGGAAGATTTAAAGCGCGCACGTGAGAGTGCAAAGATCATTCTTCTGAATATGCACAAGCCGGATAGCTGGAAAGGCAGTGCCGAACAGATTGCCCGGTTCAAGGCGATCATCGAGCGATACAAGGTGACGGCGGTGTTTGCCGGGCATTTGCATACCGAGCCCGGGAGCTATTACGGATGGAGCAAACGGGATTACTTCGGGGATGTGCCGGTATTCTTGAGCGGTGGGGCGTCGAACCAGTCCTACCTGATCGCCGATGTGTCCACGGATCGCAAAACGTTGAAGGTGTTTCAGGTCAACCAGAATAACTGGCCAAGCCGCAAAGAGATCCAGACGGTTGAGGTTCGATAA